In Microcella indica, the genomic window GGGCAGCATGAACACCGTCTCGACGTCGGCGAGGTCGCGGTTCACGATCGCCATGGGCGTCTCGTAGGCGACATCCACCTGGCTGCGCACGCCCTTCACGAGAACGCTCGCGCCCACATCGGTGCAGTAGTCGACGAGCAGGCCCACGCTCCAGCCGGTGACGAGGATGCTCTGCGGCAGCGCCCGGTCAGCGATGGCGTGCTCGATGAGGGTCACACGCTGCGCGATCGGCAGCATCGCCGTCTTGCCGGGGTTGTGCACCACGACGACGTGCACCTCGTCGAAGATCGCTGCGGCCCGCTCGATGACGTCGAGGTGGCCCAGCGTGACGGGGTCGAACGACCCAGGAACAACGGCGATCCTGCTCATGACCCCACCCTATCGGCGCGCGTGTTACGACGACGTGACGGAGTCGTCGGCGCTGCCCGCGGTCAGGTCGTCCGCAGTCGGCGCGGGCGCATCAGCGTAGTCGGCCTTGACGAAGATCGGCAGGTGGTCGCTGGCCCCCTGCTCGAGAGTCGTGACGCTGCGGATGGTCAGCCCGATCGACGTCGCGAAGTCGAAGTGGCCGCGGAAGAACTTGTAGCGCGTGTACGTGCGCGCATCGCTCAAGGTCACCTCGTGCCCGGTCTGCTGCAGGCGCCGGTTCAGGAAGTCTTGGAAGACCGGGTAGTTGAAGTCCCCCACCATGAGGGTCGGCAGCGTCTCCCCGAACGTGTCGAGGGCGTCGTGCGCGGCCTTGATCTGCGTGCGCCGCAGCGAGTTGAGGGCCGTGAGCGGCGCCGCGTGGAACGACCCGAGCACGAGTTCGCGCTGCTTCGTGCGGTCGTGCAGGTGGCTGCCGAGCAGCCGCTCGAGCGCGGGCTTCGCGATGATGTCGTGCAGCGACTTCTTGAGCGCGAACGCTCTCGTCTCGAGCGCCTCGAAGCGCTCGTGGTCGTAGTAGATCGCCAGCCCCAGCCGGTTGAGCTTGGTCGCGTCGGCGAGGTGCATGGGCCCGAGGTCGGCCGGCAGGC contains:
- a CDS encoding endonuclease/exonuclease/phosphatase family protein yields the protein MRVISYNLRKHAAVGELAALIADHRPNLLCLQEIDTERLPADLGPMHLADATKLNRLGLAIYYDHERFEALETRAFALKKSLHDIIAKPALERLLGSHLHDRTKQRELVLGSFHAAPLTALNSLRRTQIKAAHDALDTFGETLPTLMVGDFNYPVFQDFLNRRLQQTGHEVTLSDARTYTRYKFFRGHFDFATSIGLTIRSVTTLEQGASDHLPIFVKADYADAPAPTADDLTAGSADDSVTSS
- the coaD gene encoding pantetheine-phosphate adenylyltransferase — translated: MSRIAVVPGSFDPVTLGHLDVIERAAAIFDEVHVVVVHNPGKTAMLPIAQRVTLIEHAIADRALPQSILVTGWSVGLLVDYCTDVGASVLVKGVRSQVDVAYETPMAIVNRDLADVETVFMLPDPAHAHVSSSLVRQVAALGGDVAPYVPRAVAEFLQSDEAE